CGGTCCAATGTGTGGAAGCTGCGTGGTGAGGCGACGGTCGATGGAACGCTGTGTGCGCAGGGGGAACTCTTGGCGTCGATCATCGATCGCGACAAGTAGTATCCGTAGGGTAACAGACTCAACCTGGAGCAGCAGCGTGTCCCAGATTCACCAGACCGCCGTGGTCGATGGCGCCGCGAAGCTCGGCGACGGCGTGCGCATCGGTCCGTTTTGTGTCGTCGAGGGCGACGTGGAGCTTGGCGCGGGCACCGAGCTCGTGAGCCACGTGGTGATCCGGGCTGGCGCGCGCCTCGGAGCAAACAACCAGGTGCATCCGTTCTCGGTGATCGGCGGGCCTCCCCAGGACAAGTCGCACACCGGGCGTGAGAGCTGGGTCCAGATTGGCGACGACAACGTCTTTCGCGAATCGTGCACGGTGCACGGCGGCACCCACAAGGGAGATGGGACGACGCGAATCGGAAACTCTGGCCTCTTCATGGTGGGCGCGCATGTCGCCCACGACTGCGACGTCGGCGATCGCGTGATCCTGACAAACTACGTGTCGCTCGGAGGACATGTGGTGGTGGAGCACGCGGCGGTGCTGGGTGGACACGTCGCCGTGGCGCCCTTCTGCCGCATTGGTCGCATCGTGTTCGCCGCCGGTGGCGCGATGATCGAGCGCAGCGTGCCTCCGTTTTTGACGGTGGCGGGTGACCGCGCGCGAGTGCGCGGCGTGAACAGCGTCGGGCTGCGTCGCAACCAGGTGCCGGAAGACAGCATCCGCGCTCTGCGCTCCGCTCAGCGCACGCTCTACGCCGGTGGCGAGCCGCTGAGGGTGGCGGCCGAGCGCCTGCGAGCAGAGGCGAGCGACGACTTCGTGCGCCAGCTGCTCACCGCGATCCTCGCGGAGACCTAGGTGTTGCCGCGCGGTAGCGCGCTTCAGGTTTTCGCGCGGTGGAAGGGCCCGCTGACTTCGAAGGTGTATCCGTCGTCACTGTTCTTCGAAGGTCCCCGCTGGGAGCTGAAGTAAAGCCGGGTGCCGCTGGGATCGAAGGCGAGTCCGGTGATCTCCGACTCTAGGTGACCCTCTACCTGAAGCAATGCCTTAATGCTGCCGTCGGGGAGGATCGCGCAGACTTCCATGTCACCGCCGTCCTCCGCTACGAGCACGTCGCCTGACGCAGAGACGATCACGTTGTCGACCCCAGTCAGGATCGGGGTCTGGTGAGTCGCCGCGTCGTACAGCACCTTAATGCTCTCGCTCTTGACGTCATACGCCCAGATGCGGTTGTCGCCCTTGGTGGAAAAGTAGATCACGCCGTTGTGGTGATAGATCCCTTCGCCTCCCCTGAACGCAGTGCTGTCGGGGACCTGAGAGCGGGTAGGGGTTGCGCTGCTGAATTCAGGATCCGGTACGTCGAGCCACGTGACCTGGTTCTGTGCATCGACCTTTGCGACCTGGAGCTTGCCAGCACTCAGGTCTGCGCGTCCGCTCTCGGTGAGGCTGTTCGGAACGTAGCGATACAGCCGTCCGTCGGATTCATCTTCCGTGAGGTAGAGGTGCTGATTGACGGGCTCCACCGCCACGGCTTCATGCTTGAACACGCCAAGGGCCGGTCGCTTCTCGGCTGGTTTGTCTCCGCGCGGATAGCACTCCCAGACCGCGCCCTTGGCGATCTCCTCACAGGACAACCACGTCCCCCACGGTGTCGGGCCACCAGCGCAGTTCACCGACGACTGCTCGAGGATGCGATACGCGTCGACCACGTTGCCCTGAATGTCGAAGCGCAGCGCGCTCACACCGCCGTTGAACGGGATCTCCGAGTTAGACACGTAGATCCAGCCGCCGTCCTCCAGGAGATACGTTGCGCCACCGTCGGGAGCGGGGTGCCAGACATAGTCTGACGAGGCAACGGGTGGTTTGAGACTCCTCGCGACGATCCGCGAGGTAAAGCCCGCGGGTAACCGCACGCCGTTTGCGTCTGCGTCGCCCAAGGGACCGATGTCGCCTATGAGCGACTCGAGTTCAGGTCCTTGGGCGAACCCGCCAGTCCCCCCGGTTCCACTGCCAGCCGCTCCACCGCTCCCGCCAGCGCTACCACTACCGGCGTGCCCACCGGCGCCACCGCTGCCGGACTGCCCGCCGCCACTCCCCTTAGAGCTATCCGCCTCGCTGCACGCCACGAGGCCGGCGAAGCCGGCGAGTCCCTGAGCCACGAAGTAGCGACGGGAGAGCTTTTTCATCAGATGTCGCAGACCCCGATCTGTGCGCCCGCCACGTTGATCGCGGTTTGGCTACCGTCGACCAATCCGTAGCAAGTCTCGCCGCCGGAGCAGGAGCCGCCGACGTTGTTACAGCCCTTGAGGCACTCTGTACCGATGCAGATGGTGCCAGCGGCGCACTCAACGCCCGTTGGACAGCTGCCGTGATGCCCTGCGGAACCCGCCTCGGTACATACGCTCGAGTTGTCCTGAGTGGGGACGCACGCAAGACCTGCCCCGCAAGCTTGGTAAGGGGCGCTCGAGGACTGCGGGAGCGCGGGGTTACAGGTGCGCGAGCAGGTCTTGAAGCCTGGAATGATGGTGAACGTGCCCGCGTTGTCGTAGCCGACCTCTCCGCAGACATCGAAGGTGCCGCTGCAGTCAGCGCTGGTGTCACAGTACTGCTGGCAGGAACCGCCGACGCAGTCATACCCAGCCTGGCAATCCGCGGGTGCCGAACACGCGTTGTACGGCAGCGCGGTTCCCTGTGAGAAACACGCGCTCGTCCCGTCCGCTTGCCGGATCTGGCACATCTGACCAGCCGCACAGCCACACTGAGAGCCGCTTGAAGTCCAGGTGTCGCAAATGCCTAGGCCGGAAGGCGAGGTGCATGTTCCGCCGGAGCCCGAGCTGCCTGCCGATCCCGAGCTACCACCTGTGCCGGAACTCCCTGCGGAACCCGAGCTGCCTGCTGAGCCGGAGCTGCCGCCCGCGCCGCCTGCCGCCGTGCCGCCGTTCCCCGCGGAACCAGAGCTGCCACCGCTCGCGGTGTTGCCGGTTCCACCCTGGTCGGTTCCACCTTGGTTTGCGCCGCCTTGGTCAGTCCCACCCTGATCGGTCCCGCCTTGGGCGGAGCCTGCGACCGCACCGCTTCCGCCTTGTCCTGCGTTGCTGGTTCCGCCGACCCCAACCGAAGGATCATCTGCAGTTGCACAGGCGTTGAGGATCAGAGCGGAGGGAATAAGCAGAAGGGTCCAAGCACGCATCGGTCACTTACTTTCAAAGAGGTCGTCAAACACGCGATCGAACTCCTCATCGTCGTTCACCGCACGAGCAGCCGTAGCACGGGTGGGCTGCTGAGGCCTTAGGGCTTCGATGCGCTCCTTCACATCGCGGTACCCAGGATCACGTCGCGCAATCTTCTCGAAGTAGTAGACGGCCTCGGCCGCGCTCCCCTTCATTTCGTAGACGTTTCCCAGGTCGTAATACAGGCTCATCTCCTGTTCGACGGTCTTGTTCTGGGCAGCAAGTCCACGCACATAAGCTTCGGCCGCGCGGTCGAGATCCCCCTGCTCCAGGTGGATCATTCCGATCATCGCGTAACACATGCATTCCCTTATGGAATCTCGCGAGGCTAACTCGAATTCACCAATCGCGTCGGCGAGGAGACCCATTTCCTTGTAGGCGACACCAAGATCGTAGTGCGTGGCGCTGTCTTGGTCGCTCACCTGAGCGCGAACACCCTCTTTGAACTTGGCGAACACCTGATCGACGTCGACGTCGTCGTGGTGGGAGAACGCTCGGCTCTCTGGCGGAGCCGCCTCCTCGAGCTCGTCTAGTGCGCCAAGGCTGGCCGCGATGTCGAAGGCGTTGTCTTCGGGTGACTCAGAGAGCGGTGCGCGCTCTCGGGCTCCGCTTTCGGTGTCCGTCTGCGCTTCGATGGCGAGTTCGATCTCCCGCAGCCGCTCGAGCAACAGCGGGTGGCCCGGGACTCGGCGAAGTTGGTCTTCGACGATCGCCTTCGCGTCCTCCCACAGCCCACGCGCTGCGAAGAACTCCGCCTCGTCGAGCACCTCTTCGATGAGCTCGCTCTGACCTGAGTCGGCCGCAGCGCTCATCGGCTCCACGTCAGGCGGGGACGCGGTTTCGAGGTCGTCGTCGTCGAGCTCTTCGATGTCGTCGAAATCGACGCTGCTCGCCGCGCCTTGATCGACCTGAGCCAAGAACTGCGCATCCAAGTCGACGACGGTTGCGCCCGCGTCGAACTGAGGTTGAGCGTCACGGTTCGTGTAGTCCACCGGCGCGAAGTCGCCGCCCGACGCGTAGTCGGAACTTGCGGGGCCGAGGCCCGCCATCAAGTCGTCGTCCTCTTCCTCTGCGGTGAGCGGGAAGCTCGGCAGCGGTGCGTCGTCGAAGGGATCGTCGACCGCCTCGAAGCCTACTGGAGGCTGGAGCGGCCGGTCGTTGGCCAACGCCTCAGAGGCGCCGATCTCTTCCAGGTCGTAGGACGGCAGCGGTTCGTTCGGGTCGTACGCTTGTTGCCCTTCGTATCCCTGCGGAGCTTGATAGGCTTGCTGTGGCTGCTCGTACTGGTACTCGGTCTGTTCGTAGTACTCGGCCTGTTCGTAGTACTCCTGGTTGCCTGCTTCTGCCGAATACTGTTGCTGCTCGTAGCCTTGCTCAGCGTACTGCTGCTCGGCGTACTGCTGCTCGGCGTACTGCTGCTCGTAGCCTTGCTCTGCGTAGTGCCCGGTGGGTTGCTCATGCTCGGAGTAGCCGGCGTATTCCTGTGCGTAGCCGCCGTATGCTCCCAGATCGGCCAGCATCTGGTTGGCGACGACGTGCTCCGGCTCGGCCTCCAGCACTGCGTATAGCTGCGCTTCGGCGAGCTCCGGTCGACCCTCGTCCTGGTGGATCGCTGCGATCGTGATCATCTCCCCGATGCTCGAGTCCCGATCACCGGACTCCC
This region of Polyangiaceae bacterium genomic DNA includes:
- the lpxA gene encoding acyl-ACP--UDP-N-acetylglucosamine O-acyltransferase; translation: MSQIHQTAVVDGAAKLGDGVRIGPFCVVEGDVELGAGTELVSHVVIRAGARLGANNQVHPFSVIGGPPQDKSHTGRESWVQIGDDNVFRESCTVHGGTHKGDGTTRIGNSGLFMVGAHVAHDCDVGDRVILTNYVSLGGHVVVEHAAVLGGHVAVAPFCRIGRIVFAAGGAMIERSVPPFLTVAGDRARVRGVNSVGLRRNQVPEDSIRALRSAQRTLYAGGEPLRVAAERLRAEASDDFVRQLLTAILAET
- a CDS encoding DUF839 domain-containing protein; translation: MKKLSRRYFVAQGLAGFAGLVACSEADSSKGSGGGQSGSGGAGGHAGSGSAGGSGGAAGSGTGGTGGFAQGPELESLIGDIGPLGDADANGVRLPAGFTSRIVARSLKPPVASSDYVWHPAPDGGATYLLEDGGWIYVSNSEIPFNGGVSALRFDIQGNVVDAYRILEQSSVNCAGGPTPWGTWLSCEEIAKGAVWECYPRGDKPAEKRPALGVFKHEAVAVEPVNQHLYLTEDESDGRLYRYVPNSLTESGRADLSAGKLQVAKVDAQNQVTWLDVPDPEFSSATPTRSQVPDSTAFRGGEGIYHHNGVIYFSTKGDNRIWAYDVKSESIKVLYDAATHQTPILTGVDNVIVSASGDVLVAEDGGDMEVCAILPDGSIKALLQVEGHLESEITGLAFDPSGTRLYFSSQRGPSKNSDDGYTFEVSGPFHRAKT
- a CDS encoding tetratricopeptide repeat protein, with product MALDREKTLQTAQKYVDKKKYDRAIEEYQKIVQADPNDARTLLKIGDLQARMQAYAEAIATYDRVGQYYSQQGFALKAIAVYKQIRELVQKHVPQLADRYGHIVPKLAEIYTQLGLTSDALAAYDEVATRLQRGGRDRDAIEVFRKMVSLDQTNPLPHLRLAEACCRVQSLDEAIESFWTASQLLLELRRRDDALKVVERILHFRPETKYALVAAELYIERGGQQDGLQALAKLQAAFQKEPRNLDILSLLARAFTLIGQGPKAIEVYKEMARIARDQNNAQLFRELLDHLLSVAPNDEGVAALQRLGQPAAETQPGPVSVESVSDAEVESVPEYSAPPQQQYQDHRQPQYSAPDVVVVDEALEAAEELIDPDSVDARGHVRKALVDAESFRKLRLYSKALETLRIALEIDPRGISIREKLRDILWESGDRDSSIGEMITIAAIHQDEGRPELAEAQLYAVLEAEPEHVVANQMLADLGAYGGYAQEYAGYSEHEQPTGHYAEQGYEQQYAEQQYAEQQYAEQGYEQQQYSAEAGNQEYYEQAEYYEQTEYQYEQPQQAYQAPQGYEGQQAYDPNEPLPSYDLEEIGASEALANDRPLQPPVGFEAVDDPFDDAPLPSFPLTAEEEDDDLMAGLGPASSDYASGGDFAPVDYTNRDAQPQFDAGATVVDLDAQFLAQVDQGAASSVDFDDIEELDDDDLETASPPDVEPMSAAADSGQSELIEEVLDEAEFFAARGLWEDAKAIVEDQLRRVPGHPLLLERLREIELAIEAQTDTESGARERAPLSESPEDNAFDIAASLGALDELEEAAPPESRAFSHHDDVDVDQVFAKFKEGVRAQVSDQDSATHYDLGVAYKEMGLLADAIGEFELASRDSIRECMCYAMIGMIHLEQGDLDRAAEAYVRGLAAQNKTVEQEMSLYYDLGNVYEMKGSAAEAVYYFEKIARRDPGYRDVKERIEALRPQQPTRATAARAVNDDEEFDRVFDDLFESK